The proteins below are encoded in one region of Triticum aestivum cultivar Chinese Spring chromosome 1B, IWGSC CS RefSeq v2.1, whole genome shotgun sequence:
- the LOC123143655 gene encoding AP2/ERF and B3 domain-containing protein Os05g0549800 gives MDSARSCLVDDVSSGASTGKKASPSPAAAATKPLQRVGSGASAVMDAPEPGAEADSGRVGKLPSSKYKGVVPQPNGRWGAQIYERHQRVWLGTFTGEAEAARAYDAAAQRFRGRDAVTNFRPLAESDREDAAELRFLAARSKAEVVDMLRKHTYPDELAQYKHAYFADAAASSPTSSSVPPASSPSSAAAPSPAARREHLFDKTVTPSDVGKLNRLVIPKQHAEKHFPLQLPSAGAAVSGECKGMLLNFDDAAGKVWRFRYSYWNSSQSYVLTKGWSRFVKEKGLHAGDAVGFYRSASGNNQLFIECKLRSKTKTTTTTTLTKATAATPSPAPVVRTVRLFGVDLLTAPAPRHAPEHENYGMTKRSRDADVAAPTPVHAVWKKRCMDFALT, from the coding sequence ATGGACAGCGCGAGAAGCTGCCTCGTGGACGACGTGAGCAGCGGCGCGTCCACGGGCAAGAAGGCGTCTCCGTCCCCGGCCGCGGCGGCGACCAAGCCGCTGCAGCGCGTGGGCAGCGGGGCCAGCGCGGTCATGGATGCGCCGGAGCCCGGCGCCGAGGCGGACTCCGGCCGCGTCGGCAAGCTGCCGTCGTCCAAGTACAAGGGCGTGGTGCCGCAGCCCAACGGGCGGTGGGGCGCGCAGATCTACGAGCGCCACCAGCGCGTCTGGCTCGGCACGTTCACGGGGGAGGCCGAGGCTGCGCGCGCCTACGACGCGGCGGCGCAGCGCTTCCGCGGCCGCGATGCAGTCACCAACTTCCGCCCGCTCGCCGAGTCCGACCGAGAGGACGCCGCCGAGCTCCGCTTCCTCGCCGCCCGCTCGAAGGCCGAGGTCGTCGACATGCTGCGCAAGCACACCTACCCCGACGAGCTCGCTCAGTACAAGCACGCCTACTTCGCCGACGCTGCGGCGTCCTCCCCTACATCGTCGTCGGTGCCTCCCGCCTCGTCGCCATCTTCGGCGGCCGCGCCCTCGCCGGCGGCGCGGCGCGAGCACCTGTTCGACAAGACGGTCACGCCCAGCGACGTGGGGAAGCTGAACCGgctggtgataccgaagcaacacgcCGAGAAGCACTTCCCTCTCCAGCTTCCTTCCGCCGGCGCCGCCGTGTCCGGCGAGTGCAAGGGCATGCTGCTCAACTTCGACGACGCTGCCGGCAAGGTGTGGAGGTTCCGGTACTCATACTGGAACAGCAGCCAGAGCTACGTGCTCACCAAGGGGTGGAGCCGCTTCGTCAAGGAGAAGGGCCTGCACGCCGGCGACGCCGTCGGGTTCTACCGCTCCGCCTCCGGGAACAACCAGCTCTTCATCGAGTGCAAGCTGCggtccaagaccaagaccacgacgACGACGACCCTCACCAAGGCGACGGCGGCCACCCCGTCGCCGGCACCCGTGGTGAGGACCGTGCGTCTCTTCGGCGTCGACCTTCTCACCGCGCCGGCGCCGAGGCATGCGCCCGAGCACGAGAACTACGGCATGACCAAGAGATCCAGGGACGCCGACGTAGCGGCGCCCACTCCGGTGCACGCGGTCTGGAAGAAGCGGTGCATGGACTTCGCGCTGACCTAG